The Oreochromis niloticus isolate F11D_XX linkage group LG15, O_niloticus_UMD_NMBU, whole genome shotgun sequence genome includes a region encoding these proteins:
- the LOC100700496 gene encoding probable ribonuclease ZC3H12D, whose translation MRHNKETKSRIPQPDGPERAQEEERSHSDSLATMDAKVERFLKLGYSYADILRVLESLRHDAQTNDILEELIKTCHTRTHNNRSVPNSPKLVPRGCSPSPSQARPGPDREAAAVFRPVVIDGSNVAMSHGNKKVFSCQGLQLAVNWFWDKGMRDITVFVPLWRKEQPKPEAPITDQHILHELERRKILVYTPSRCVNGKRVVCYDDRYIVKLAFDSDGIIVSNDNYRDLQTENPQWKKFIEERLLMYTFANDKFMPPDDPLGRNGPTIDDFLRKKPRTPENKLQHCPYGKKCTYGVKCKFYHPERANQSQLSVADELRALRDRDRAKNISPAAYQQEHRYISSTPPPLGIDELSHRASPGEQSICQRDTSSPRNQMNSSLQHCPSPDIDEAFSSMDSSLSRLYIHDMAHSREQPVHSCSSGVASYSLSQDEYSGSYGGNAPRICLNGGYYAQPNGLASREPPMCSQCRCCHQQTRISPNSHQQHQHQHHHLQQHGWSSCPALPPHNGELPSHFAEKQYYRQPSHRQTHSLPRDPWVQGSLSDPRLSSGAKSPLSERRKALRIQLSTLFPQNMVEQVMNAYPHVSDMSELISLIQNYRASHITF comes from the exons ATGAGGCACAATAAGGAGACGAAGAGTAGGATTCCCCAGCCAGACGGTCCCGAGCGCgcacaggaggaggagaggagccACTCTGATTCGCTGGCAACCATGGACGCCAAAGTGGAGCGCTTTCTCAAGTTAGGATACTCTTACGCTGACATCCTCAGGGTACTGGAGAGCCTCCGGCACGACGCCCAGACCAATGACATCTTGGAGGAGCTGATAAAGACGTGCCACACTCGCACCCACAACAACAGGAGCGTGCCAAACAGCCCCAAGCTGGTGCCCAGAGGCTGCAGCCCCAGCCCCAGCCAAGCCAGACCGGGACCGGACAGAGAAGCGGCAGCTGTATTCAGACCGGTTGTTATAGACGGCAGCAACGTGGCCATGAG ccaCGGCAACAAGAAGGTGTTTTCGTGCCAGGGTCTCCAGCTGGCAGTAAACTGGTTTTGGGACAAAGGGATGCGCGACATCACTGTGTTCGTCCCCCTGTGGAGGAAGGAGCAGCCGAAGCCTGAGGCGCCCATCACAG ATCAACATATTCTCCACGAGCTGGAGAGGAGGAAGATCCTGGTGTATACGCCATCCCGCTGCGTAAACGGGAAGAGGGTGGTGTGCTACGATGACCGCTACATAGTCAAACTGGCCTTTGACTCAGATGGCATCATCGTGTCCAATGACAACTACCGCGACCTGCAGACAGAGAACCCCCAGTGGAAGAAATTCAtagaggagaggctgctgaTGTACACATTCGCTAATGACAA GTTTATGCCTCCAGATGATCCTCTGGGCAGGAATGGTCCCACTATTGATGATTTTCTGAGAAAGAAGCCACGCACCCCAGAAAACAAGCTGCAGCACTGTCCATATG gAAAGAAATGCACTTATGGAGTAAAGTGTAAGTTCTACCATCCAGAGAGGGCCAACCAATCCCAGTTGTCAGTGGCTGATGAGCTGAGGGCTctaagagacagagacagagccaAGAACATCTCCCCTGCTGCATATCAGCAGGAGCACAGGTACATCTCCTCCACCCCTCCACCTCTGGGCATAGATGAGCTGTCACACAGGGCTTCACCAGGGGAGCAGTCCATCTGTCAGAGGGACACCAGCAGCCCGAGAAACCAAATGAACTCGAGTCTCCAACACTGCCCGAGCCCAGATATAGATGAAGCCTTCAGCTCCATGGACAGCTCTCTGTCACGGCTCTATATCCATGACATGGCCCACAGCAGGGAGCAGCCTGTGCACAGCTGCAGCAGCGGGGTGGCCAGCTACAGCCTGAGTCAAGATGAGTACTCTGGGTCGTATGGTGGCAACGCCCCGAGGATCTGCCTGAACGGGGGTTACTACGCTCAGCCAAACGGACTGGCATCACGTGAGCCCCCCATGTGTAGTCAATGCAGGTGCTGTCACCAGCAGACCAGAATATCCCCAAACAGCCACCAGCAGCACCAGCACCAGCACCACCACCTCCAGCAGCATGGATGGAGCTCATGTCCAGCTCTACCACCACATAATGGGGAGCTTCCCTCTCATTTTGCAGAGAAGCAATACTACAGACAGCCCTCCCACAGACAGACCCACAGCTTGCCCAGGGACCCATGGGTGCAGGGCAGCCTGTCTGACCCTAGGCTGAGCAGTGGGGCTAAGAGCCCACTGAGTGAGCGGAGGAAGGCTCTGAGGATCCAGCTTAGCACCCTATTCCCCCAGAACATGGTAGAGCAAGTCATGAATGCTTACCCGCACGTGTCCGACATGTCTGAACTGATTTCTCTCATCCAGAACTACAGAGCGAGCCACATCACTTTCTAG